A genomic segment from Halomonas sp. TA22 encodes:
- the secB gene encoding protein-export chaperone SecB: MAEENNQTEAGAQGAGQQNSPQVQFSLQRIYVKDISFESPNAPAVFQQPFKPKVGLDLNTTSSQIGDDTYEVVVKVTAQVSHSESGQTSFLVEVEQAGMFRIGGLEGQQLEHTLGAFCPNVLFPYARECIDNLVSRGGFPPLMLAPVNFEAMYAQKKKRESQASPTEQ; this comes from the coding sequence ATGGCCGAAGAGAACAATCAGACCGAAGCTGGTGCTCAGGGCGCCGGCCAGCAGAACTCGCCGCAGGTACAGTTCTCGCTGCAGCGGATCTACGTCAAGGATATCTCCTTCGAGTCGCCGAACGCGCCGGCGGTATTCCAGCAGCCGTTCAAGCCCAAGGTCGGCCTCGATCTGAACACCACCAGCAGCCAGATCGGTGACGATACCTACGAGGTGGTGGTCAAGGTCACGGCTCAGGTGTCGCACAGCGAATCGGGCCAGACCTCGTTTCTGGTCGAGGTCGAGCAGGCCGGCATGTTCCGCATTGGCGGCCTCGAAGGGCAGCAGCTCGAGCACACCCTGGGCGCGTTCTGCCCCAACGTGCTGTTCCCCTACGCCCGCGAGTGCATCGACAACCTGGTCAGCCGTGGTGGCTTCCCGCCGCTGATGCTGGCGCCGGTCAACTTCGAGGCGATGTACGCCCAGAAGAAGAAGCGTGAAAGCCAGGCCAGCCCGACCGAGCAGTAA
- a CDS encoding 16S rRNA (uracil(1498)-N(3))-methyltransferase: MSGPRIHVAADFTVGGDVVLPEGPAGHVARVLRMREGATLTLFDGHGQEAQAVLVEAGRKRVVVRIESTASGRGESPLAVHLGQAISKGDRMDYAIQKAVELGVAVITPLYTEHGDVRLKGEREMKKLAHWQGVAASACEQCGRATIPPILPPQLLDDWLAERDEPLRLVLHPATDGAFETAETPAGVALLIGPEGGLSRGEVDAAQAAGFSPLTLGPRILRTETAPVVALSLLQYRFGDI; encoded by the coding sequence ATGAGCGGCCCGCGTATACACGTCGCCGCCGACTTCACCGTCGGCGGCGACGTCGTGTTGCCCGAAGGGCCGGCGGGACATGTGGCGCGGGTGCTGCGTATGCGCGAAGGCGCGACGCTCACCCTGTTCGACGGTCATGGCCAAGAGGCGCAAGCGGTGCTGGTCGAGGCGGGTCGCAAACGTGTGGTGGTGCGCATCGAGTCGACGGCCAGTGGCCGGGGCGAATCACCGCTTGCGGTACATCTCGGCCAGGCAATCTCCAAGGGCGATCGCATGGATTACGCGATCCAGAAAGCCGTCGAATTGGGTGTCGCCGTTATTACCCCGCTCTATACCGAGCATGGCGACGTGCGGCTCAAAGGCGAACGTGAGATGAAAAAACTCGCTCACTGGCAGGGCGTGGCGGCGAGTGCCTGCGAGCAGTGCGGACGCGCCACGATCCCGCCCATTCTTCCCCCGCAGCTACTCGACGACTGGCTGGCCGAACGCGACGAGCCGCTGCGTCTGGTACTGCACCCTGCCACCGACGGCGCCTTCGAGACGGCCGAGACGCCTGCCGGCGTTGCGCTGTTGATCGGCCCGGAAGGGGGGCTATCCCGCGGCGAAGTCGATGCCGCTCAGGCCGCCGGCTTCTCTCCTCTTACCCTTGGCCCGCGCATCCTGCGCACTGAAACCGCTCCTGTGGTAGCGCTCTCTCTGTTGCAGTATCGATTTGGTGATATTTAG
- a CDS encoding S1 RNA-binding domain-containing protein encodes MSDASRDRTHRDAPTAEVGQVAYLEVVTVNDTGAFLAWGRPKDLLLPYGEQRFRPTLGKRVLVMINVDDRGRPVASQRLDRFIKDEAEGLAAGDGVTLVIAERTDLGLKAVVNHRYWGVLYQDELTRMPRRGDRLQGYVKRVRDDGRLDLALLPPGSARLDVVGDKVLAVLTRAGGYLALSDKSAPEEIKARLGVSKSAFKQAIGRLYKQRRIVIEEAGIRLVEEGEQG; translated from the coding sequence ATGTCTGATGCATCACGGGATCGAACCCACCGCGACGCGCCAACAGCCGAGGTCGGCCAGGTGGCCTACCTCGAGGTGGTCACGGTCAACGATACCGGCGCCTTCCTCGCCTGGGGCAGGCCCAAGGATCTGCTGCTGCCCTATGGCGAACAGCGCTTTCGTCCCACCCTAGGCAAGCGGGTGCTGGTGATGATCAACGTCGATGACCGTGGGCGTCCGGTGGCCTCGCAACGCCTCGACCGCTTCATCAAGGATGAGGCCGAAGGGCTCGCCGCGGGCGATGGGGTGACGCTGGTGATCGCCGAGCGTACCGATCTGGGGCTCAAGGCGGTGGTCAATCATCGCTACTGGGGCGTGCTCTACCAAGACGAACTGACTCGCATGCCTCGGCGCGGCGATCGCCTGCAGGGGTATGTGAAACGTGTGCGCGACGACGGCCGGCTCGATCTCGCGCTGCTGCCACCGGGCTCGGCGCGCCTCGATGTGGTCGGCGACAAGGTGCTGGCCGTGCTTACCCGTGCAGGGGGGTACCTGGCACTCTCCGACAAGAGTGCGCCCGAGGAGATCAAGGCGCGGTTGGGGGTGAGCAAGAGCGCCTTCAAGCAGGCGATCGGGCGTCTCTACAAGCAGCGCCGCATCGTGATCGAGGAGGCGGGTATTCGCCTGGTCGAAGAGGGCGAGCAGGGGTAG